Proteins encoded in a region of the Syntrophorhabdaceae bacterium genome:
- a CDS encoding class II aldolase/adducin family protein: MRHRIILSVLLILVLASGVTPAMADVKVATGEITKVEGGGKAVTIKTDSGQTIVSKMRAKRTEVFQGDKLISFKDMRKGDRVWLTYRPGGKNEAGVIKVNPDLKSETELVKDKIARAVRILNMEGLVAFSGHISARIPGGKTFFIHSYNQARGEVKPSDLCEVTLDGKQLNEKSEVPDETAIHAAVYRAREDVNAVIHIHPHYIIIPSIIGKDLIPVCGHGTIFGTKVPVYPDSEKIGTTEAANKMVKSLGKERAIVLRGHGAVLGEATIEAVVTSAFYMEENAKLLVDSYIMGTPIPMAEEEIKRAAENTFQPFSTKKTWKYYIDKGRKAGIFWDK, translated from the coding sequence ATGAGACACAGGATTATTTTAAGTGTGCTGCTTATTCTGGTGCTGGCATCAGGAGTAACCCCTGCAATGGCTGATGTTAAGGTTGCCACAGGGGAGATTACAAAGGTAGAGGGTGGTGGTAAGGCTGTTACCATAAAAACAGACAGCGGGCAGACTATTGTTTCTAAAATGAGGGCTAAACGGACTGAGGTCTTCCAGGGGGACAAATTGATTAGCTTTAAGGATATGAGGAAAGGCGACAGAGTCTGGCTGACATACAGGCCGGGAGGTAAAAACGAGGCTGGCGTAATCAAGGTAAATCCTGACCTGAAAAGTGAGACGGAACTCGTGAAAGACAAGATTGCACGCGCCGTCCGTATCCTCAACATGGAAGGTCTCGTGGCTTTTTCGGGTCATATCAGTGCGCGTATTCCGGGAGGAAAAACCTTTTTTATCCATAGTTATAACCAGGCAAGGGGAGAGGTGAAGCCATCTGACCTGTGTGAGGTTACGCTTGATGGCAAACAGCTCAACGAGAAATCGGAAGTCCCGGACGAAACGGCTATCCACGCGGCAGTTTACCGCGCTCGCGAGGATGTGAACGCGGTGATTCACATCCACCCGCACTATATCATCATCCCCAGTATCATCGGGAAAGACCTTATTCCGGTATGTGGGCACGGGACCATTTTTGGCACGAAGGTTCCTGTCTATCCTGACTCAGAAAAGATCGGGACCACGGAAGCTGCGAACAAGATGGTAAAATCCCTCGGCAAGGAAAGGGCCATAGTCCTGAGAGGACACGGCGCAGTGCTGGGTGAGGCTACGATAGAAGCAGTTGTGACCTCAGCCTTTTATATGGAAGAGAATGCGAAGCTTCTCGTTGATTCCTATATTATGGGGACACCGATACCCATGGCCGAGGAAGAGATCAAGAGAGCGGCAGAAAACACGTTCCAGCCCTTCAGCACAAAGAAGACATGGAAGTACTACATAGATAAAGGACGCAAAGCCGGCATCTTCTGGGATAAGTAA
- a CDS encoding amidohydrolase family protein has translation MKIDSYAHILPVKFKEALYSSPNVKTWVKKQLEANVGTFDYEVRFRLLDKYDCVQVLSLVTPPIEDVAGPAEAVDLARRANDEMAELIYKYPDRFVAAVATLPLNDMEATLKEIDRAINNLKFRGVQIFSSINGKPLDSPEFFPMYEKMAAYDLPLLIHPVRGSTQADYPGEKDSKYGIWSIFGWPFETTAAMTRLAFSGVLDKFPGIKFMTHHLGGMAPYFEERIRDAYDMLEMRYPGNIKKGLLRSPVDYLKMFYADTAINGSLAGTACGLAFFGPEHVLFGTDTPFDSQLGFRLVREQIECIERLDITEAEKKLIFEGNARRIFRLPI, from the coding sequence GTGAAGATAGACAGTTACGCACATATCCTGCCAGTCAAGTTCAAAGAAGCACTCTATAGTTCTCCCAACGTCAAGACCTGGGTCAAAAAACAGCTTGAGGCCAATGTGGGGACCTTTGACTATGAGGTCAGGTTCAGGTTGCTCGATAAATATGACTGCGTTCAGGTGCTGAGCCTCGTTACTCCGCCCATCGAGGATGTGGCCGGTCCTGCCGAGGCAGTGGACCTTGCACGCCGTGCCAACGACGAGATGGCTGAGCTGATATATAAATATCCGGATCGCTTTGTTGCTGCGGTGGCAACCCTGCCGCTCAATGACATGGAAGCGACGCTTAAAGAGATCGACCGGGCAATCAACAACCTCAAGTTCAGAGGGGTACAGATATTCTCGTCCATTAACGGGAAGCCCCTCGACTCACCCGAATTCTTCCCGATGTACGAGAAGATGGCAGCATACGATCTACCCCTTCTGATCCACCCCGTACGCGGTTCAACACAGGCAGACTATCCTGGCGAGAAAGACTCGAAGTATGGTATCTGGTCGATATTCGGCTGGCCTTTTGAAACAACGGCAGCAATGACGAGGCTTGCCTTTAGCGGGGTGCTTGACAAGTTTCCCGGGATCAAGTTCATGACCCACCATCTCGGAGGCATGGCCCCTTACTTTGAGGAACGTATCAGGGACGCATATGATATGCTTGAGATGCGCTATCCGGGGAATATCAAGAAGGGACTCCTGAGGTCGCCGGTGGACTACCTGAAGATGTTCTATGCCGATACGGCGATCAACGGGAGCTTGGCAGGAACTGCGTGTGGTCTTGCCTTTTTCGGACCGGAGCACGTGCTCTTTGGTACTGACACGCCTTTTGACAGTCAACTCGGCTTCAGGCTCGTGCGGGAACAGATTGAGTGCATAGAGCGGCTCGATATCACCGAAGCGGAGAAGAAGCTGATCTTCGAGGGGAACGCACGAAGAATTTTTCGTTTGCCAATATGA
- a CDS encoding TAXI family TRAP transporter solute-binding subunit, whose protein sequence is MKRERNKEVTVFAAALAVALVCVMICGVQTSAVASPEKKVTLTLMSAKFGSSDYILGSAVEKIVNKLNHPWLKIMTVEGIGGTDNIVTYDKLSLEKKRRTIMNVGDAGYYAAVLGMKPWFTKKYKNLRAVCSFGTGEMFFATMNPSIKSIYDLEGKTLGGPDMGSSASVRLREFLKAADMTGKINIKWLGFSKAAEALQDRRVDAIIVVSFSKRVAPGFTSLWTKQDKIYVFGMPADLFPKVHAAGWPFRAVTIKPLTYTPNQTTEITVHQMLARTYFTGVEADADTIYEFVKLMYQNVDKFKQYLPAGTSPTRDELSNLPVDSEAEVHPGALRFFKEMKVKIGAP, encoded by the coding sequence ATGAAGAGAGAAAGGAACAAAGAGGTAACAGTTTTTGCTGCAGCATTAGCTGTAGCACTAGTATGTGTCATGATCTGTGGTGTTCAAACATCGGCGGTTGCATCTCCTGAGAAAAAGGTGACGTTAACTCTGATGTCTGCGAAGTTCGGATCAAGCGACTACATCCTCGGCAGCGCTGTAGAGAAGATTGTCAACAAGCTAAACCATCCCTGGCTTAAAATTATGACCGTTGAGGGCATTGGGGGTACCGATAACATAGTGACTTACGACAAACTCTCCTTAGAGAAGAAACGAAGGACTATCATGAACGTAGGTGATGCGGGCTACTATGCTGCAGTTTTGGGGATGAAACCCTGGTTCACGAAGAAATACAAGAACTTGAGGGCAGTCTGCTCCTTTGGGACAGGAGAAATGTTTTTTGCCACAATGAACCCATCGATCAAGAGTATATACGACCTTGAAGGGAAAACTCTGGGTGGACCGGACATGGGTTCCTCTGCGTCAGTGCGCCTCCGGGAGTTTCTTAAGGCAGCGGACATGACCGGAAAAATCAACATCAAATGGCTCGGTTTCTCGAAGGCAGCGGAGGCCCTACAGGACAGGAGGGTCGATGCCATCATTGTTGTTTCCTTCTCGAAGAGAGTTGCCCCGGGATTTACCTCCCTTTGGACCAAACAGGATAAAATCTATGTCTTTGGCATGCCCGCGGATCTCTTCCCCAAGGTCCATGCAGCAGGCTGGCCCTTTCGGGCGGTTACGATAAAACCTCTGACCTACACGCCGAACCAAACGACCGAGATTACTGTACACCAGATGCTTGCTCGCACCTATTTTACTGGCGTGGAGGCAGATGCAGATACTATATACGAATTTGTAAAACTTATGTATCAGAATGTTGACAAGTTTAAGCAGTACCTCCCGGCAGGAACAAGCCCGACCAGGGATGAGTTGTCCAATCTTCCGGTTGATTCGGAAGCGGAGGTCCATCCGGGAGCGCTCAGATTCTTCAAAGAGATGAAAGTGAAGATAGGTGCACCGTGA
- a CDS encoding TRAP transporter fused permease subunit, whose amino-acid sequence MKTAELYTKRDIIIIAIAVMAVLYHFAYIAFTMFGPTQHQIIHLGLVLILVCLALPKGKKKPNILQLPTLIVAAICIIYVWINYEDLEIRAGHPIPLDEVVGWLLIAAVLSTTWMSFGWVLPILSLVGIVYMFVAPYMPGSLQGPELSSSKIISYLVIGFRGIFDVLLDVSAKEIFPFIIFGSFLIITGAHIFFNEVGKIVARRFVGGSALNCVVSSGLLGMITGTPAANVAVTGTFTIPSMKADGRSPEEAAGFEACAATGGTVMPPVMGATAFIMAGVMGIAYAHICYIAIIPAVLYYLLLLFSAQVTGKKLRLKPSSEGVNWHNLAIYSPTFLLPICLLTIFLISGISAIYAVLWTSIVLILVSFIQKKTRPTVKKFISACKDGAMMAARIGVACACIGMLASALQVTQLAMRLPDIIEALSFGNLFISLVWAAIVGIILGCGMPGMAVYIILVIVAVPILENLGVEKEASHMFMLYYAVFSAITPPVALATIVAAKVAEADFWGAGWQGVKIGIVGLSIPFIFVYRPELLLVPGTTLGSVTLAFTVVVITYILAVALLNNFLLQRLSLIEMVISGISVATLLVYLFWQNHLALIVGLSGACIIFIWQGVVEKRRRIEAVKA is encoded by the coding sequence ATGAAGACAGCAGAACTATATACGAAACGAGATATCATTATTATAGCCATAGCGGTAATGGCTGTTTTATACCACTTTGCCTATATTGCGTTCACCATGTTCGGACCCACGCAGCACCAGATCATCCATCTCGGGCTGGTCCTCATTCTCGTCTGCCTTGCCCTACCTAAAGGGAAAAAGAAGCCTAACATACTTCAACTCCCGACACTCATCGTCGCAGCAATCTGTATCATCTATGTCTGGATTAATTATGAGGATCTCGAAATCAGGGCAGGCCACCCTATACCCCTTGATGAGGTGGTGGGTTGGCTTCTCATTGCAGCCGTGCTCTCGACAACTTGGATGTCCTTCGGCTGGGTTCTGCCAATTCTCAGCCTAGTTGGCATTGTGTACATGTTTGTTGCCCCATACATGCCGGGATCGCTTCAGGGACCGGAACTAAGTTCCTCGAAGATTATTAGTTATTTAGTAATAGGTTTCCGGGGTATCTTCGATGTACTCCTTGATGTCTCCGCCAAGGAGATATTTCCCTTTATCATCTTCGGTTCCTTTCTCATCATAACAGGCGCCCATATCTTTTTTAACGAGGTGGGAAAGATTGTGGCGCGACGGTTTGTCGGGGGCTCCGCCCTGAATTGTGTAGTAAGCAGCGGTTTGCTTGGTATGATCACCGGAACCCCGGCGGCCAATGTCGCTGTCACGGGCACGTTTACCATACCCTCCATGAAGGCCGATGGGAGGTCACCGGAAGAGGCTGCGGGGTTCGAGGCGTGCGCAGCCACAGGGGGTACCGTCATGCCACCTGTCATGGGTGCAACTGCCTTTATCATGGCAGGCGTCATGGGTATCGCGTACGCACACATCTGTTACATCGCTATTATACCGGCCGTCCTTTATTACCTTCTACTCCTTTTCAGTGCTCAAGTGACCGGGAAGAAACTACGCCTGAAACCATCGTCCGAAGGGGTAAATTGGCATAACCTTGCGATATACTCTCCAACCTTCCTCTTGCCCATCTGTTTGCTCACAATATTTCTAATATCGGGTATCAGCGCCATATATGCGGTGTTATGGACCTCAATAGTTTTAATCTTAGTCAGCTTTATCCAAAAGAAGACAAGACCCACAGTGAAGAAATTCATCAGTGCCTGTAAGGATGGCGCCATGATGGCAGCTCGGATTGGCGTTGCCTGTGCCTGTATCGGAATGCTCGCCTCCGCCCTTCAGGTAACACAACTCGCCATGAGGCTGCCCGACATCATCGAAGCTCTTTCATTCGGCAATCTCTTCATCTCGCTTGTCTGGGCTGCCATTGTGGGTATAATCTTGGGCTGTGGCATGCCGGGTATGGCTGTCTACATCATCCTCGTCATCGTAGCTGTTCCCATTCTTGAAAACTTAGGTGTCGAAAAAGAGGCTTCCCATATGTTCATGCTCTACTATGCGGTTTTCTCTGCCATCACTCCGCCGGTTGCACTGGCAACTATCGTTGCGGCCAAGGTTGCAGAGGCAGATTTCTGGGGTGCTGGCTGGCAGGGGGTCAAGATTGGGATAGTGGGTCTTAGCATTCCCTTTATCTTCGTCTATAGGCCGGAACTATTGCTTGTGCCGGGCACCACTTTAGGGAGCGTGACTTTGGCCTTTACGGTTGTCGTGATTACCTACATTCTTGCTGTTGCGTTATTAAACAACTTCTTACTACAGAGGCTTAGCCTAATAGAAATGGTCATCTCAGGGATCTCCGTTGCTACCTTACTTGTCTACCTCTTTTGGCAAAACCATTTGGCCCTTATTGTGGGACTATCAGGTGCCTGCATTATTTTCATCTGGCAAGGGGTAGTGGAAAAAAGGCGTCGGATCGAGGCTGTAAAGGCATAG
- a CDS encoding UbiD family decarboxylase encodes MFEDLREWMKEVNKINELVVINGADTDDFGPVSQITSRNEAQAVIFDNVKGYKPGFRMAANMMQNIRTFNLALGLPLDYSIKQTIEVLTKKVAEWNEKSVQFDPVEVKDAPILENVKTGDEIDLSIFPVPKWHDFDGGPYIGTADNIITRDRETGLVNLGTYRSQLLNKNTVSIFISPGHHGRLHYEKYFEKGEPCPIVMVYGSDPTTFVISSQEIPEKISELNYIGAIRNKPVPVVKGKVTGLPIPAGAEVAVEGFLYPGQTMPEGPFGEWPGYYAGGVVDRPFLKPEVLYYRNNPILTGCPPAKAIWADQAFLRSVLRSALLYSEMLSANVPGVKGVWVPQVGGSRHLIIVAIEQRYAGHATQAGLVATGTRAGAMQGRYTIIVDDDIDIYDMEDVMWAICTRSRPHETDLIKVTWSTETDPTIRKPSENLTTSRAIIYAVRPWEWRDEFPKVDMATAETRTEVLNKYKDLFGGRWKQI; translated from the coding sequence ATGTTTGAGGATTTGCGTGAGTGGATGAAAGAAGTTAACAAGATAAACGAGCTTGTCGTTATCAATGGTGCTGATACGGACGATTTTGGACCTGTGAGCCAGATAACATCTCGCAATGAGGCACAGGCCGTTATTTTTGATAACGTCAAGGGTTACAAGCCCGGCTTCAGGATGGCGGCAAACATGATGCAAAATATCAGGACATTCAATCTAGCCCTCGGATTACCTTTAGATTATTCGATCAAACAAACTATTGAAGTGCTGACAAAAAAAGTTGCAGAGTGGAATGAGAAATCAGTTCAGTTCGATCCGGTCGAAGTGAAGGATGCACCCATCCTAGAAAATGTGAAAACCGGCGATGAAATTGACCTGAGTATCTTCCCGGTTCCGAAATGGCATGATTTTGATGGAGGCCCTTACATAGGTACAGCGGACAATATTATTACCAGAGACCGCGAAACGGGCCTTGTGAACCTGGGCACGTATCGGTCACAGCTTCTTAACAAGAATACGGTGAGTATATTTATCTCGCCGGGCCATCACGGCAGACTCCATTATGAAAAATACTTCGAGAAGGGAGAACCCTGTCCTATCGTTATGGTATATGGCTCAGACCCCACAACCTTTGTCATTTCTTCACAGGAGATCCCGGAAAAAATCTCTGAGCTTAATTACATTGGTGCCATAAGAAACAAGCCGGTGCCGGTAGTGAAAGGCAAGGTAACGGGACTTCCTATTCCTGCTGGCGCCGAAGTCGCTGTCGAGGGTTTTCTTTATCCGGGGCAGACGATGCCCGAAGGACCTTTCGGCGAGTGGCCTGGTTATTATGCGGGTGGTGTGGTAGACCGGCCGTTTCTTAAGCCGGAGGTGCTCTATTACAGAAACAATCCAATCCTCACCGGTTGCCCGCCTGCAAAGGCAATATGGGCTGACCAGGCATTTCTTAGGTCTGTGTTGCGCTCCGCACTTCTATACAGCGAGATGTTAAGTGCCAATGTACCCGGTGTTAAAGGGGTGTGGGTTCCTCAGGTTGGCGGTTCCAGGCATCTGATAATTGTAGCCATAGAGCAGCGATATGCTGGTCATGCTACCCAGGCAGGCCTTGTTGCTACCGGTACAAGGGCTGGAGCTATGCAGGGAAGATACACGATTATCGTTGATGATGATATAGACATCTATGACATGGAAGATGTGATGTGGGCAATCTGTACAAGGTCAAGGCCTCATGAAACGGATCTCATAAAAGTTACGTGGAGCACAGAAACAGACCCAACGATTAGGAAACCGTCCGAGAACCTGACGACATCAAGAGCTATTATATATGCGGTGAGACCATGGGAATGGAGAGATGAATTTCCAAAAGTGGATATGGCAACTGCCGAGACAAGAACAGAGGTCTTGAACAAGTACAAAGATCTCTTCGGCGGAAGGTGGAAACAGATTTGA
- a CDS encoding DUF4372 domain-containing protein: MFAELLKLCPRYQFERTTERYRGNRYVKTFTAWQQYITVLYSQITHKDSLRDIETGLAGKSDRLYHLGLSGIHRSTLSDANAKRDYRIFEDMFYHLLIRSRDLTPKHRFRFRNPLYTIDATVIDLCLSVFPWARFRKTKGAVKMHCLYDHSGPFRPF, encoded by the coding sequence ATATTTGCAGAGTTGTTAAAGCTTTGTCCGAGATATCAATTTGAAAGGACCACAGAGCGCTATAGAGGTAACCGTTACGTGAAGACCTTTACGGCATGGCAGCAGTATATCACTGTTCTTTATTCCCAGATTACACATAAGGACAGCCTGCGGGACATCGAGACGGGACTTGCCGGTAAGTCAGACCGCCTCTATCATCTGGGCTTAAGCGGGATACACAGAAGCACACTCTCCGATGCCAACGCGAAAAGGGATTACCGGATATTCGAGGACATGTTTTATCATCTTCTTATACGATCCCGGGACCTCACCCCGAAACACAGATTCCGGTTCAGGAATCCCCTCTATACGATCGACGCAACCGTCATCGATCTGTGTCTGTCGGTATTTCCCTGGGCAAGGTTCAGGAAAACCAAGGGTGCGGTAAAGATGCATTGCCTCTATGACCACTCGGGGCCCTTCCGTCCTTTCTGA
- a CDS encoding IS4 family transposase, which translates to MTAARETPFLLLPDSIVSVDKAYIDYTWLYSLNMKRIWFVTRAKSNIDYAVAGQHPVKDKRVISDERISLEGPLTRHKYPRDLRLIRFYDEERQKTLTFLTNNFRLAATTIAQIYKSRWQIELFFKWIKQNLKIKSFLGTSKNAVLTQIWVAMCYYLLLTYIKYQTKYGYSLLQLSRMIREMLFDRKSLIDILTVHPEHLPAVRNETLQGALF; encoded by the coding sequence GTGACAGCGGCACGGGAGACCCCGTTCCTTTTGTTGCCGGACAGCATCGTCTCCGTCGATAAGGCGTATATCGATTACACATGGCTGTATTCGTTGAACATGAAGAGGATATGGTTTGTCACCAGGGCAAAGTCGAATATTGATTATGCTGTTGCCGGACAGCATCCGGTAAAAGACAAAAGGGTCATAAGCGATGAGCGAATATCCCTGGAAGGACCGCTTACCAGACACAAATATCCCCGGGATTTGAGGCTCATCAGATTCTATGATGAGGAGAGACAGAAGACCCTCACGTTTTTAACGAACAACTTCAGGCTTGCCGCAACAACAATAGCGCAGATATACAAATCCCGGTGGCAGATCGAACTGTTCTTCAAATGGATCAAGCAGAACCTGAAGATCAAATCATTCCTTGGCACAAGTAAGAATGCCGTTCTGACGCAAATATGGGTGGCCATGTGCTACTATCTGCTTCTCACCTACATCAAATACCAGACGAAATATGGGTACTCTCTGCTGCAACTGAGCAGAATGATCCGTGAAATGCTTTTTGACCGGAAGAGTCTTATTGACATTTTGACTGTGCATCCTGAACATCTCCCAGCCGTGAGAAATGAGACGCTGCAGGGAGCTTTATTTTAA
- a CDS encoding MFS transporter, which translates to MTKYTDLRGKALLFLLCLWFLWFINFNIRMVFSPILPIVEDEFIVNHAQASGIFLFLSIGYSIAVIIAGFFSGTFGYKKSIIFSLLLLGLISFAIPFVRTFWLLYVSAFFIGLFVGFYIPSVIPLMTEYYSENNWGKVIAIHDTGASIAIFAVPFIVLFLLRFFSWRGIFIVFGFIFLASALVFSFMCSEVKLNNPPKTVFRDLVKMRSLWLMAILCIFGAGANLGIYSITPLYLAKELGLGFGYANTILGISRLGAIGVAISCGFLIDRFNLRIVMFLVLLITGILTVLMGMASAGFIGIVLFLQAFCVTAFFPVFLVAIAKTFSREMRSLATGVILALSMVSGGGLIPYLLGLAGDLHSFGLGITILGIFVALSSLLVFHMKDLE; encoded by the coding sequence ATGACAAAATACACTGACTTGCGTGGTAAGGCCCTTTTGTTTCTCCTGTGCCTCTGGTTTTTGTGGTTTATCAACTTTAATATCCGGATGGTCTTCTCGCCGATCTTGCCGATCGTGGAGGATGAGTTTATTGTGAACCACGCCCAGGCAAGCGGCATCTTTTTATTTCTGTCTATTGGGTATAGTATTGCGGTCATTATCGCAGGGTTCTTTTCAGGGACCTTCGGCTACAAAAAGTCTATTATCTTTTCGCTGTTGCTTTTGGGTCTGATCTCTTTCGCGATTCCTTTCGTTCGTACATTTTGGCTGCTCTATGTTTCCGCTTTTTTCATCGGTCTTTTCGTTGGTTTTTATATCCCTTCGGTCATTCCGCTGATGACCGAGTATTATTCAGAGAACAACTGGGGCAAGGTGATCGCTATTCATGATACCGGTGCATCGATAGCCATATTCGCTGTCCCTTTTATTGTCCTTTTTCTTCTCCGGTTCTTTTCATGGCGCGGTATCTTTATAGTGTTTGGATTCATTTTCCTGGCCTCCGCTCTTGTTTTCTCATTTATGTGCAGCGAGGTAAAGCTTAATAATCCCCCGAAGACAGTATTCAGGGATCTTGTTAAAATGCGGTCCCTCTGGCTTATGGCAATACTTTGCATTTTTGGCGCGGGAGCGAACCTGGGCATTTACTCTATCACTCCGTTATACCTCGCAAAGGAGCTCGGATTAGGGTTCGGTTATGCAAATACGATATTAGGCATATCAAGGCTGGGAGCCATTGGTGTGGCCATCTCCTGCGGTTTTCTGATCGACAGGTTCAACCTGCGAATAGTCATGTTCCTTGTTCTGCTCATTACAGGTATCCTGACTGTTCTTATGGGGATGGCCTCTGCCGGATTCATAGGGATCGTCCTTTTTCTCCAGGCATTTTGCGTAACGGCTTTTTTCCCCGTTTTCCTTGTAGCGATAGCAAAAACCTTCAGCCGTGAAATGCGAAGCCTGGCTACAGGCGTTATCCTGGCCTTGAGCATGGTCTCCGGAGGGGGACTGATCCCCTACCTTCTCGGTCTCGCAGGAGACCTGCACAGCTTCGGGCTGGGCATTACCATCCTTGGAATATTTGTGGCCCTATCCAGCCTGCTGGTCTTTCATATGAAAGATCTTGAATAG
- the selA gene encoding L-seryl-tRNA(Sec) selenium transferase: MTNELLRKIPKVDDVLKHKDWKRLVREYSEDIAKEALRECLDELRLNIKEGKAASVPPVSDIVGAAQKRVALITAPRLKRVINGTGVIIHTNLGRSLLAQKAIDAIVNAASYYTNLEYDLKKGARGDRHEHCTFVLRRLTGAESTLVVNNNAGAVFLTLNTLADGKEVIISRGELVEIGGSFRIPDVMKKSGAILREVGTTNRTYIEDYERAITEDTGLLMKVHTSNFRIRGFTHEVSVEELTALGRRHNIPTYYDAGSGLFYPIGDGDGLDEPLVKQELLKGLDVLSFSGDKLLGAPQAGIILGEKQCIDMMRKNPMTRALRPDRFTLAGLESTLLLYLDMETARQEIPTLSMIFQDSRLLKRRTQRVAAVIRRRCDDLSVSVIAVQSEVGGGSLPDVVIPSFAVSLQPGTMSVEHFEDKLRSLNVPVIGRIERDRLILDMRTILKDDEPFLVSGIETVLRDE; this comes from the coding sequence ATGACGAACGAGCTTTTGAGAAAGATTCCGAAGGTCGATGACGTCCTGAAACATAAGGACTGGAAAAGGCTTGTCCGGGAATATTCTGAAGACATAGCCAAAGAGGCGCTGAGGGAATGCCTTGATGAGCTAAGGCTCAATATCAAGGAAGGAAAGGCAGCTTCTGTACCACCGGTCAGTGATATCGTCGGCGCCGCGCAGAAGAGGGTAGCGCTCATTACCGCTCCCCGGCTGAAGCGGGTCATCAACGGAACAGGCGTTATCATCCACACAAACCTCGGCAGGTCCCTGCTTGCCCAAAAGGCCATCGATGCCATTGTGAATGCGGCATCGTACTATACAAACCTCGAATATGACCTGAAGAAGGGTGCGCGGGGAGACCGCCACGAACACTGCACCTTTGTCCTGAGACGGCTTACCGGCGCTGAAAGCACCCTTGTCGTGAATAACAATGCCGGCGCTGTGTTCCTTACACTGAATACACTTGCGGATGGGAAAGAGGTTATCATCTCAAGGGGTGAACTCGTTGAAATAGGCGGCTCATTCAGGATCCCTGATGTGATGAAAAAGAGTGGAGCCATCCTGAGAGAGGTAGGTACAACCAACAGGACATACATTGAAGATTATGAACGTGCCATCACTGAGGATACGGGCCTTCTCATGAAGGTCCATACAAGCAATTTCCGGATCAGGGGCTTTACGCACGAGGTAAGCGTGGAAGAACTCACGGCCCTTGGCAGAAGGCATAATATCCCCACGTACTATGATGCGGGGAGCGGGCTTTTCTACCCCATCGGCGACGGGGATGGACTCGATGAGCCGTTGGTAAAGCAGGAGCTTCTCAAGGGACTTGATGTCCTCTCTTTCAGCGGCGACAAACTTCTCGGGGCTCCCCAGGCAGGGATCATCCTCGGGGAGAAGCAGTGCATCGATATGATGAGAAAGAATCCCATGACAAGGGCCTTGAGACCCGATAGGTTCACCCTCGCAGGGCTGGAAAGCACGTTGCTCCTCTATCTCGACATGGAGACTGCGCGACAGGAAATACCCACCCTTTCGATGATCTTCCAGGACAGCAGACTACTCAAACGGAGGACGCAGAGGGTCGCTGCGGTGATCAGGAGAAGGTGCGACGACCTGTCTGTGTCTGTTATTGCCGTACAGTCCGAAGTCGGCGGCGGAAGTCTCCCTGATGTAGTGATCCCCTCTTTTGCCGTCTCGCTTCAACCGGGGACAATGAGTGTCGAGCACTTCGAAGACAAACTGCGCAGCCTCAATGTTCCTGTTATCGGGAGGATCGAAAGAGACCGCCTTATCCTTGATATGAGAACCATCCTCAAAGACGACGAACCTTTCCTCGTCTCCGGGATCGAGACTGTCCTCAGGGATGAGTAA